The genomic window CTAAGTTCCTTCAAAGCAGTAGCATTATTATACAATCACAGAGATGAGGCTGGACATCTTTAGAAGTCATTGAGCATTTCTCCTGACCCTAGCCAAACCCCCTTTCAGAGCTGCACAGTTGAAATTGTGCTCAGGGGCAGGACCCTTACAGAGCAGCCCTGGACCAGAGCAATAGTAAAAATGTATGTAATCCTTTCTCCCCATTCTGATGGGGAGATAAAAAGTGGGTTTCTTTGTAGATTCCATATTCTTTGCTGGTAGCAATGGGCTGACTCATCATCATCCTAGgctttctccaacttatgggcaggGTTGTATTCCAAAAAGTTGTTTAGGATTTTATTCTAGAAAAGGCCTTAGACATCATTTGGAACAGAGATGTCAAACATGAAACCTGTGAAATGCATGTGGCCCACAATCCTGAGTGAGACCCAAACCAGATGAAGAGCCCATCTGATTTTAATGTGTTGATAAGAAATttatatatgtgatttttttttttttggaggctggggttaagtgacttgcccagggtcacacagctaggaagtgttaagtgtctgagaccaaatttgaactcaggtcctcctgaattcagggctggtgctctgtccactgtaccaactagctgcccctatatatgtgattttctaaatgaATATGCAGactgcagggatccttatgtatagtTTAGTGGCTAGTTTAGACCCCATTCTACTTAAGTTTGATATCATTAATTTAGAACAAACTCTCCATTTTATAGCCAAGCAAAGAGTGTTCTAGATGAGTCAAAGGGCCTGACAAACCATGGACATAAGGACGAAAAAGCTGGGCTTGGCAACCATATTGGAAAAGTACCTGGGTCGCCTTTAAGACCTACTGGTAGATCCCCATCTGTTGGTTGGGGCGGCCTGCTCTGACTGCGATAGAAGTCAGGTGCTTAATGAAGATCCTGAGGTCTTTTGATCATGGATATTCCCTACTATCTATGCCTTTGACTTCTGGGTGGAACAAGATGTCACTTGCTTGAAGGTCATGGTAaccttcttgagagcagggactgtctgttacctttctttgcattcctagCACTCAGCATAGTTGCTAAATGAATAGTAGGTTAATGCTAATTGATTGACTGCCAACCCAAGTGGCAATATTTTACTTAGAGTAGAGATGTCAAACATAAACCTTTAATATCCTGAAgctgattaaaatataattgggagatatttagcaaaataaataaagtttgatGAAATATAGCTAATCTCAATTTGTGGTCTTCTAAATAAATATGCTGTCCATAGGTATCCTTATCTGCTTTTTAGTGATCCCATTTCTATTGGAATTTTATATCACTGATTTAGCAGCtcagatggtgaagtggatagattGGATAGATTGCTTGACCTAAAGCTTGACCCAAATTTGGTcttacttaatagttgtgtgaccctagcaaATCTCttaccttgtttgtctcagtttccccatctgtaaaatgagctggagaaagaaatggttaaccattcagtatctttatcaagaaaaccccaaattggttCATGAAGAATGAGACTCAACAATGACAACAAGAAGCTGTTTTACTTGAAATTCATAGGACCTAGAGCTAATAGGGACCTTAGGGATGATCTGGTCTagttttttcattctattgataAGAACACTGAGTCCCAATTTCTGGGACTCTAAATCTGggttctttctactacatcacAGAAAATGTTGATTTCCAGTAAATAAAACATCCTGGTAGATTGgctgatttttcccctttcagtCAACTGggtttatattcatataaatatagccTTAGGCAGAAGATTAGAGAAGGCCTGGATTCACAGTGTGTGACTCTTGGTTCTGTGCTCAATTTACAAGGTATCCTGTGAGTTGAGTCTTCAGTGATTAAAGGTAACTGTTTTGTTCCCTGAAAAGTCAGTGACTCATGCAGGCATAGATACTGCTAGGTAATAGTGTCCACCATTTCCTGGAGTGCTCAGACATTTGTTCCAACAAATATCCTAGCTTCTAAAAAGTATTAATTCTATCTCTACCTTCCAAAAGTTTAGCTGTAAGTGAAGCTGACTTTGACCCACCACAGGGAAACTTCTTCTGAGTAACAGAATCTGTCTGTAGCCTAGCACACTCttataaaactcttttttttcattgtatatcTTAATGGTGACCCAATGGAGAAAGTCAAGtaaagtcaacaagtattttttaaaaaaatattttatttactttattaaatatttccaaattacattaaacatttttaaacattcattttttttttttaattttgagctccaaattctctcccttccacaTTTATCCtgctccttgagaaggcaagaatatgatatatattataaatatgaagtcatgcaaaacttatttctaTATTAACTGTGTTGGAACAGAAAACATAAaacaagaagaaacaaacaagaaaaataaagtaaaaaaaagtatgtttcaatctgcaattagaatttatcagttctctctctggaagagatagcatttttcatcccagatccttttaacaagcatttattactatgtgcttggcattgtgctaagtgtggcgatagaaagaaaggcaaaaacagtcctcCCCTGAAGGAGGTCCACAGTCTAATTggtgagacaacatgcaaataccTAGGTACAGACTTTATACAATATAAATTAGAGATAGCCTCAGAGAGAAGGTATTAAGATTGAGGGAGACTGGGGAGTGCTTTGTGCAGAAGGAAGGACTTTAGTTGAAAACTGAAAGAAGCTAAGGAGGTCAGAAGATGGAGATGGGCAGACAAGAGTTCCAGGCATGGAATTTCCCTGTCAGGAGATAGAATGTCTTGTGTGAGGAACAGTAAGTGGGCAAGTGACACTGAATTATAGATTACATAGGATAGAGGGTAGGGAGAATCATGTAAAAAAGATTGGGAAGGCAGGAAGATATTGGCTTATGAAGGGGTCTAAAAGACAAACAGAGAATTATATATTTGATCCTACAGGTAATAGGAAACCCTTAAAAGTTCATTGAATAGAGGAGTTAGATCTGGGGATtcctttgacagctgagtgggagctggatttggagccaagatacctgggttcaaatactattACAAGACAATACTAATTATGTGACTATCAATAAGTCACAATTTCTTTAAGCTTACAAGATCAGAcattttaaatgagttgcccatCGCAGGGAGTGTATTaggctggatttgtactcaggtgctcctgattcCCAAAACATGGATCATAGCTATTGTTCCACCTAGAGCAGTACTTTGCATCAGAATGTTGGTTACTAATAATTATCATATAGAAAATGCATATTTTAAGATTTCTCCAATTGACCTTAATGAATTTCCTGAATAGGAGTCTATTAGTTGAAAGTTAGGAAATTATAATTAACAGACACTAGATAGGAAAtccttaaatatgttaaaaaacttaaaaaaaaattcagtgctGCAGAAAATCTTGCAACATATGGAGATGATGAGACAGAAACTAGGGGCAGCTTTCAACCTGCACAATGTTTTTGACTTACTCATTCACTCAGGCACCCCAAACAGAGTTGTCAGCTACTGAACATCATCCATAACTATGTGTGTGCGGGAGAAGGGGAGGTACCTAGAGGTGATGTGGAAGTATCTTAAAAGCAAAAAACTCAGTACTGGCTATTCAAGTACTCAATATCCCAGCTGACCataggggatgggggaaaagagagagagagagagagagagagagagagagagagagagagagagagagagagagagagagacagagagagagagagagagagagagacagagagagagacagagagagactaagGTAACTCCACTAAATTGAATTCCTATGTAATTAGTTCTTGATTTTAATTATGTGaatcaaactattaaaaaattccACCTATTTCAGCTTCTATCTTAAGACACTGTGTTAGAATGTCTTTTTTGAATCAAAACTTGGGTTCAGGTTTTGCCTTTGACATTTATTTGTGTGAGATTTAATCTCCCAATGTCCCCTAGCAACTAAGCCTTATACTGTACTTGTATTAGGGGTATCAGGGGAGGGAATTTCCACATTGAGAATTACATTAATGAAATCTTAGTTCTGGGAAGATAGATGTTTTAAACCTCATGTTCTGAAGTGTCTTGAGAGAGACTGTAATAAGAATCCTGAGACTTAATTCCTTTCTCAACTCTATGTTTTCTGATTTCTTAGTTTTTTTGAGCAATATTCATCATTAAAAACAAGCACCACCACTACCTCTGGGCACAGGTACAGAACAACCACAATTCATTAAAACAGAAATGGCAGTGATTGGCACTTATTAAGATCAGTGAAACTACAGTTTTCAGAAGATGAGCCCTCCTAGGAGCTAATAAAAATAGATGGAAGTATATGAGGGACAAAGTTCTCAAAACCTTTGTCCCCCCAAAATTTCACATAATTATTTGTAATCATACTTATCATCATTATCCTTATGATTGCTTATAATTGTCATGTGTCTATGGTTATAAATTGGATGTCAGTGGAGTACATGGATACAAAATTCAATAGATTACTAACCAAGCTGCCCATGGGACCCTCAACCTGGCTCAGTATGTGAGAGCTAATATCTCACTCCCCATGGAAGCTCTGAGGAATGGAGGAATAACTCTGACTCAGCTGAGGGTTAGGGAAGCTCTTTTAGGCTCAATATAGGAGTCCCTGAGTGTTAGGGGAGGTCTCAGAAGATGCTCTCAAAGATATGGTCATTGTTGACCTTGTTGCAACATCATCATAACCAAACAATACCTTTAATGTATACTGTACCTGAAGACAGCCAACCCCAGAAAAGTCACTATATGTGATTTTCCTAGTGGTACATACAACACAGTAGATCACAAAAATAGACTTAGACTCACAGAGAGCCACCCAGATAATTAGAATCCTTAGAGCTATAGAGGTCTGCTACATAGAGTTCTCACCTGATTCTCTTGTTCTCCCTCTTTACAACAAAGTTGTTTGGGGAAGAAAAGCTGGATTTGGAAAGAGTAAATCTACCTTTGAATTTCCACTCTGTCACTCACTAGCTTGGGATACAGTAGTTGCTGCCTTCATGCTACATAGATCCATTGTTATGCCTTTCTGAATGTGCTAACACCTTGGAACactgaatgaaatttctcttagaCAGGgttctctttccttcacttgAGAAGCTGCTCTTCATCCCGGGACCATGGGCAGGGATAAGGATGGgagcagcaacaataacaaccagAGTCATGGCAGCTATGCTGGTTGGAGTGGTGATAATAGGAAAAAGTAGGTTGCCAATATCCTGAAGATTGCAAAGGGGAGAGTCAAGGTCATTGAATTAAAAGGACCACCTGTAGAGGAGACACTGCAATTCACATGCTTGTGTGCCCTTCAATTTAATTCTTAGCCTTTCTATTTTATCCACCACAAAAGATATCAACTGAAGGCAGTCGGGTGGTAGATTGGTAAATTCACCATTAAGTTATTGAGAATTGAGATAGGAACTTCAAATCACAATTGACCAGGCAGCTTCCTCCCTATACAATAACCCTAATTCTATTGCAGTGATTTGTATTTGGTAGAATGCTAGTGCTTGGACAGGAATAGTTCTAAACATAATAATAAGCACATAATGCACTGCCTTGGAAATACCTATTATTGAACACAATGCAGACCTAGGCATAGTCCATGCTCTTTGAGCTTACTTCCTCAGGGATGTAGACAGATGTGAATGACTTTGGGAAAGGAGTGAGTCCAGATGAAGTCAAGGCCAGAGGATAACACAGTTATGGGCTTTATGATGAGCTGAACTTTTCggtccttttttttggggggggggggaagagaagggttGCTGGTGGCCTCACACTGGGTTCAGGGAAATACCAAGTCTAGAGGAGGGATGTAGAAGGAAACTGGGATTTTGTGGAAAGAGTTGAAGGAATACAATTGTTGTCCGTTCCTATAATCAGCTTTAGTCTTAGCTGTCTACAGGAGATAAAAGGAAGAATCGGTACTACAACCCtccaagccaagactaaagtgggTTAGGTTATTATATAAGCCCTtctggagaagggaggaggtcttttatttttgtggcttttgcagcagcagcaacagtggCTCAGGTTGATTTAGAATATGGATGACAGTGGCCTGGCTCCAGCCCATGACTGACGAAAGCTGCTTATCCCTCTTGGTTACCATGGAGAtgagcagtagcagcagcagcagcagcagcaggagcatAGAGGCTGTCAGGGAGAGAATCAGCAATCAGGCATCTGTGGGGGTCtgcaggaggaaggaggaggcagAATCGGGGACACACACAGCAGACATGGACTTGCATTGTGACTGTGCCGCCGAAACTCCTGCAGCAGAGCAGCCCTCtgggaagattaataaaactgctttcaaattatttaagAAGAGGAAATCGGGTGGCACTATGCCCAGTATATTTGGGGTAAAAAACAAAGGGGATGGGAAAAGCTCGAGTAAAACGGGGATGGTGAGAAGCAAGACTCATGATGGATTAGCCGAGGTGTTGATGCTGGAAAGCAGCAAGAAGGAGGAAGCGAGCAGCGGCGGGGGCAGTGCCGGTGGCGGGAGCGGGGACCAGCTGAACGCGGATACCCACCCCAGAGCTGCGGTGACCACTGTGAGTTCTCTAGCCAACAGCTCCGTGGCCAAGTCTCACAGTTTTTTCTCGCTGCTAAGAAAGAACGGGAGATCCGAGAATGGCAAAGGAGAACATGCAGATCAAAACAAGGCTGGCagcaaacaaaagaaagggcTGAAAGGGATCTTTAGCAGTATGCGCTGGCATAAGAAAGATAAGCacggaaaggaagaggaaaaggaggaagccTCCGAAATCCAGTCCAGCCTCATTCTGCCCGGCTCGCTCACAGCCAGCCTGGAGTGTATCAAGGAGGAAATTCCCAAACCTTTGTGTGAACCAGAAAACCTCACCAAGGAAATTAGAAAGGAGCCGTCCTGTGAGTTCcgggggggagaagaggggaacgCTTCGGTGGACAAGCCCGAAGTGAGGAATTCTGGGGAGTCACTCAGCCCGGTGTTACATAACAACAAAAACACTCGGGGAGAGGATGCCCCCGGGCATCGGCACGAGGAGAGACCCCGAGAACCGCGGGAGCCCGGGACTGGGGAGAGCCAGGCAGCCCAGGACGCGGCCAGAACAGGTGACGTTCCAATAAAGACTATCCCCCTTGTTGAACCTGGGTGCAACAGTGGCCCTGACACTGCTGCCCCTGACCCTTCCTCTATTGATCCACCCTCAGAGCCATCGATTGATCGTATTTGTTTGATGTTTGCTGACGTCACTTCACTGAAAAGCTTTGACTCTCTTACAGGCTGTGGAGATATTATTGCGGACCAGGAGGATGAGGCAGGTGCCAGCTGCGACAAGAATGCCTCTGGGACGGGCAAGCCAGCTCCCTCCAAAAAGAACCCCAACATGGTGGCCTAccaaggaggaggggaggagatggCCAGCCCAGATGAAGTGGACGACACCTACCTCCAGGAATTTTGGGACATGTTATCCCAGACAGAGGAGCAAGAAGCACAAGAGCCCCAGGGTGTCACCGCCAAGGCAGCAGCGGGAGCCGCAGCCAAGGAAACCAAGGTAGCCCCTGAATCCTCCAAAGATGGCAGGGTGAAGGAAGGAGCTAGGGATGGCTCCTTGGTTAAAAGGAGTAGGATTCGCAGAATTCCCATTGAGCTACATCAGAAGGAGGATCCAAAGCACAGAGAAAAAGAGCAGCAGGAAGGTATCCCCAACAGTGATGAGGGCTACTGGGATTCTACCACTCCTGGCCCAGAAGAAGACAGCACCAGCAGCAGCCGGAAGGAAGGGATCCCCAGGGACAGCTACAGTGGGGATGCTCTGTATGATCTCTACACAGATCCCGAGGAAAACCCAGTAGGTCATCCCTGTGATGAAGAGGTGACCTCCTTGTCTCGCTCCAAGCCAGTGTCTCCAGTAACCATAACCTGCCCCCTGAAAACACCCAGCAGTTTGATCAAGGACTCCAAGATTCCCATCAGCATCAAACATCTAGCTTCCCTTCCTGCCAGCCATCCTGTGGTGCACCATCACCCGACCAGGAGTGAGATCCCCAGAACAAAAATCCCTGTTTCCAAAGTGCTGGTCCGGAGGGTCAGCAACAGGGGTTTAGCCGGGACCACAATCAGAGCCGCAGCCTGCCATGAAGGTGCCAAAAAGTTGTAAGGCCTTAAAGGTCAAGAGAGAGACCACACCATAGGAATGGCAATTTCACTGGAAACCACTAAGGAAATTTTTGCTTCATTTAAGGAAAGTCTTCTAGGACAGTCTCTTCTATGTAGCCCAGGCTggaattatttatgttttttggaAAAAGGGATACAGCCTATATGAGAGGGGGGTGCTACCCATCAAGTTCCCTTCTCAAGACATCAGTGAAGATTCTTCTCaagcacttttttctttcttttttaaactttctatcATGTTTTGGGAAGCACTAAACACTTGGATGGAGATTATGTTTTCTTGCTTTGCAGAACAGGACCTTAGCAAACTTTTAGCAAGCATCTAGCCATGATGCTAAGTTGTGCCAAGAGTTGTCCAGAATGGCCAGGGTACAGCTCAAAGTGCAAAAGAGGGCCTCTCTCCAGTatacttttgtctctttttccccATGGGTAGGAGAAATTATTCTCTGCGTTACTACTGTATGGGGGAAAATCACAAAGTCGAATGAGCCAGGTATTTACCCAATGAACAAAGAGAACCAGTGATTGGCCACAGACGTAACTTGTTTTTTGGTTGCTAGCTATGAAAAGAGATGACTTTCTATTAACagaagtatatatgtgtgtctgtatatatatgtatgtatttatatatgtgtatgtatatatgtgagtgtgtgtatatgtatatgtatatacacagatacatatatatgtatggtatatatatatatttgttggtTTAGATCAGTTGTAATGAGGAATAACAGACACATCTAGTTCAATGGTGCAGACACTTGCTTCAATACTCATCCATTGTAGAAACCAGGATCAGGGAAATATTTCACTAAATGCCAATAGACAGTACTttttgcatttataaaatacaGCACTCTTCATGTgtagataaatgcttattttgcaGTTTGACATTTTATAAAATCTGTCAGTAAAACCTAAAATTGAAACATCAGTTTTTATAGCGAGGCAAGATAATTGTCTTAAATCGGATTCTATCCTTTGATGTAAGGCTGTGAACTCAAGCAAATCTGTTTGTTTAAATGGATTCTTTTCCTTTAGTCTGTGGCTGTTGGTGGGAGGTTGGCTTGGCTTTGCCTGTGTGTCAGAATTCTCTCACAAAACCCCAGTTTTCAGGGGTCTGTTAACTTGGCTTGAAATGTCTTTGGCTCCAAAGTCAATTCTCAGTCAGAGGAAATGAAGATGGGGAGCAtctaaagaaaacaatgaaagggaaaaaaaagatttatctggCTGTTTATGAcatttggcttttgtttttagttttaatgACTGACCCAGGTGACTCAAAATATGAAATTGTCAAATTTGtgtataatgaatatttttatgccaagattttttttgaaagtggCTTCCCTATAAATGTGTATTGTCTAATTTTTCAAAGAGGAAATTTATTTCATAAGGACTTATCCTATGCCTATTTATAAATTTGGATGATAGATTGAAACAGCTCCTACAATGCCATTAAGGTCTAATGATTAAATAATATGCATTTTGAAACAGATTATCCTTATTTAATCAATAGACCAGAGTGTCTGCAGGGAGATGTTTCAGTGCATCAGTATTAGACAGAGTTAAATGaagctataaatatttaaatgatgtAAACACTTCTGCATAACCACACGTTTACCTGAGTGCTTTCATATGTGATTAACTGCTacttgcaaactttttttttactgtatttttctGCTTTCTAAATAGAACAAGAAGGAAAGTTAAATATATGATAACACTTCTGATAATATTAAGGACCTGATGCAAAATATACCAAGATAGAGGAAATGCAAATCTGTGTCAGAATCTCAAAGCAggttgcttctttttaaaaaacctgcTAACCTGCTTTAAGGATAAGGAAGAAGTGATTTCCTTGGCTTCTTAGAATCAGACCCCTGAAATTTTTGCTTTCTGGCATGCATATCCTTAACGTTATTTTGAagtaatgttttaatatttaatttccttCTGCTGTCTATATGTGTGACCCTGTTACCCAAAGTCACAGCCTTAAATATACTGTATGCATAACCACACACAGAAGCAAAATATCTTCCTCCTGCTTATAGATgcacaagtacacacacacacacacacacacacacacacacacacacaccctattcATATGCTCATTTACTTAGCCATGCATAAATTGACAAAGAAAAGCTAATTGATTCCCTCTTTGAAAGATTCTGACAATTGTTTTTGGTTCAGGAAGGAGGTAGGTTGCATTTGACTGGATACTGGCTGCTAGATTTTAGAGCCTAAAAATGTAATTCACTCTCTCAAATGAGTGCAGAGAACATAATTTCAATCCTAACCAAAAGACAAAgaatctttctttccatctcattTTCCTCCCTATACAAGTGATATTCTCCTTTGCATGAATACACAGAAAAGATATATCTATCTACTTGTAcagagaactggaaattgagggggagAGAGAACACTGGAGAATTATGGTACATTCCAGGGTTGGAGGGACCAGATCTTAGAGTTATAAAGGCAAAGGTATATCATTTAAACCCCCGGGGAAATACATTTTCAActgagaagaatttatgatccaCTTCTTCATTCACTTCAATGGATTTGTATATCATGTCCTCTTTGTTATAAATAAGGGCAACTTTACTGAATGACTAACTAGCTATTCaatattaaagatatttttatttctttctttccctttctctctatcattttctttcatgtttctcaCTTATTTTGCTCCCAACGAATTCTATGTCTATCAATTGAAGGAAGGAGTAGAGTGATGGGGTGTATAATGCCTCTGTGACTATTTACTAAGAGGGCACTGGGGTGGTAAGAAAAACATGGTCAGTCCTTTTATAGACATGGACAGGGACATTTCTGTGAGGCTGATAGCCAATTCCTTGTGTATACGAGTCTAGTGATTTCATTTATTAGTCTGtgagattattttttctaaagcttttccattttcttgtaaATCCTTTGAGTATGATTTAATTGCCTTATAATGACTACATTTTAAATAATGGTTATAAGAGGACAGCAGAGCTGAAAGCCGATATACACTAGAATGATATCATTTCAACATTCCTGACATTTTCGACAAAGAACTGGGTAGGTCTAACAGAGTGAATATGCAGCATTGCTTAGTAGAGAGAATGCTGGACTTGAGCATCAGAAAACCAGActtaagaatcaggaagatttggggTCATATATATACCTCTCACACACACAAGGTATGTGACCATGGCATTGTCCTTTAATCTCTTGCAATtttagtttcttcagctgtaaaatgggagtaacaaTATCTGTTGTCCTTTTTTTAGGGTTGGGATTGAGTAAGATAAAGCTCTTTGcagattttaaagcattatataaatgttgctTTTTAGTCAATcgacaattatttatttaaaaactcccACTATGTGATAGGTATTGATGGTGGTTGTTATTAGAGAACTCCAAGAACTGGTTGGTTCTGTCACTCCAGGTGAACAGCTAAGCAATTTAGTGGTCATCAGTCCAATGAGTTGTCTGACCTGCTTTGCTTTCTCTTCATAAATACAACCTGTTATTGCACATCTCTATGACAAGTATGTTATTATATGAAGTAACTCTCTACTTGGGCTGTAGTTGTTGCTTTAATGCCTCATTTGACAATTTGGAAAAACTTTTTCCCGAGGCTATTTTCATGACCACAAGAAGAATGTTCCATTATGATTTCAATGGTATAGGAAAAGAGCATTAAAGGCATATTTAGATCTAGAGTTCATTTTCTATAAGTAATCTGACCTTTGGAATAATAACCTGCTTAATTCCTGTGAAGCTGGTGACTTCCTGAATCAAAATTTCCAGTCATTAGTCTTGGAGGGAGTCTTCAATGACTTGCACCCAAATGAGCAACATGTATGGTATCTACCGCCTCAATAGTCACCAAGGTAACTACATCCTTTCAAGTCCCCAGGATCCCTTTGTCTGAACTCTGTacaacttttcattatttcacacTTAGCTTAGGTCCATGCTCAAATGGGAAGCTAGCCAGTCAATGTTCACCTTGGAtggaaaaacagattaaaattctATTAGTATGGTGGATGGGAGGTGGGGAAGTGTAATTCAATTTGCATCTGATCCTCCTAAAAATACAGTCTAAAGTTCAaacattcaaaaaggaaaaaggtaagGCAATATTAATATCAAGACAGAGTTCTTCACACAACAATGCATAGCTCTGTGGATATGTAAAATACAAAtggttttttttaagatttattttaacaatttttatggaactaataataattatatattattgatgataataatgataaatagtgCTTTTAAGTTTGTGAAGCACCTTACATATGTtacttaattgatatttttcccaaTAAATTGGCCAGATAGATGCTTGACTGAATTAATTTCACCCATCAATTGTTTTGGAGATATGTCTCTTTAATTCTGTAGTACTCTTTCTCTAAAACAAAACATTAGATAATCCAACAGTTTCATTCTGGCAGGAACCAACTTTGAAGCTCCCAACTCTTTTAAAGGACAGA from Sminthopsis crassicaudata isolate SCR6 chromosome 3, ASM4859323v1, whole genome shotgun sequence includes these protein-coding regions:
- the AMER2 gene encoding APC membrane recruitment protein 2 encodes the protein MTVAWLQPMTDESCLSLLVTMEMSSSSSSSSSRSIEAVRERISNQASVGVCRRKEEAESGTHTADMDLHCDCAAETPAAEQPSGKINKTAFKLFKKRKSGGTMPSIFGVKNKGDGKSSSKTGMVRSKTHDGLAEVLMLESSKKEEASSGGGSAGGGSGDQLNADTHPRAAVTTVSSLANSSVAKSHSFFSLLRKNGRSENGKGEHADQNKAGSKQKKGLKGIFSSMRWHKKDKHGKEEEKEEASEIQSSLILPGSLTASLECIKEEIPKPLCEPENLTKEIRKEPSCEFRGGEEGNASVDKPEVRNSGESLSPVLHNNKNTRGEDAPGHRHEERPREPREPGTGESQAAQDAARTGCGDIIADQEDEAGASCDKNASGTGKPAPSKKNPNMVAYQGGGEEMASPDEVDDTYLQEFWDMLSQTEEQEAQEPQGVTAKAAAGAAAKETKVAPESSKDGRVKEGARDGSLVKRSRIRRIPIELHQKEDPKHREKEQQEGIPNSDEGYWDSTTPGPEEDSTSSSRKEGIPRDSYSGDALYDLYTDPEENPVGHPCDEEVTSLSRSKPVSPVTITCPLKTPSSLIKDSKIPISIKHLASLPASHPVVHHHPTRSEIPRTKIPVSKVLVRRVSNRGLAGTTIRAAACHEGAKKL